The Bacteroidota bacterium genomic interval ACGGCAAACAACAACCACGCAATCGTGATCGGCATTCCGCTCCGCTATGGTGCAGATATGAACGTGGCCAACGTACAAAGCCACTTCCTGATCAAACATGCGTCAACCCGCTCACTGCAGCAGGTTGACTATCGCGATGGCTACACAGCTGCTGCCGGCGCATTCCCCTATGCCGGCCGCAAGTATCCTAAACAATACTGGGGTGCACTCATGGTCACAGAGCCAACGGGGCACGTTGTACACACCACATACCTGGAACCAGACGGTGCCATTTTCAAAGAAAAAGACGGCGCCATTGATAACCTGCTGGCAAGTGCTGATGACTGGGTTGCACCTGTTTTCGCAGACCTGGGTCCGGATGAAAATATGTGGATTGCCGACTGGCACAACCCGGTGATCCAGCACAATCCTGACGGCCGCGGAATGTTCAACCAGATCTGGAATGCAGAGCGCGGTGAAGGCAATGCGCACCTCAACCCCTTGCGCGACACCGAACACGGTCGCGTATATGTGGTCTCGTATGACGGCGGTAAGGCAGATAACATCTCCAGCCTTTCACCAGATAAACCTGATGGCCTCATTGATGGCATAAAAAGCACCAACCAGTTTTGGCGACTGACGGCACAGCGTCTGATTGTCGAAAACCAACTCACCGACCTTGCGCCGGCGTTGATTGAGCTGGTCAATGACAAGTCGGTAGATGCACTCGGTCTCAACACGGCTGCAGTTCATGCATTGTGGACACTGCACGGCCTCGGACACATCAAAAGCGCGCAAGAAGCCGTTCAAGTTGCACTCACTCACCCATCAGCTGCCGTACGCAAGGCCGCAAACGATGTACTCCCGGCAACTACTGCCGCTGTTCGCCAGATAGCAGATGCCGGCTTGTACCTGGACAAAAACCTCAATACACGCCTCGCCGCTGTACTGAAAGTAGCTGACCTTGGCGATGCGGCCACAGAAGAAATCAAGGCTGCTGCCAAGGTAGCCGGTGAAGGTGGCGACGCCTGGATTGATGCTGCACTTGCCTTGCTTGAGCCGGAAATGGTTGAACCAGTCGTGGAAACAAAGCCCATAAAGGGCAGCCTACCGACAGCAACCATTACCATCAATACCTCTACGGTTGAAATGACTTTCCAACAAACGGAAGTCACCGCCTACGAAGGCCAAACGATCAATCTGGTGCTCAACAACCTGCATCCGGACTTGCACAATATCGTCGTACTCAGGGCAGGCACCGATGTCGATGCGTTTGGCCAAGCCCTGAACAGCTATGTTGCAGATCCTGACGCGATCAACAACGCCTATGTACCGCCGGCATCGCAAAACCTGGTTATTGCTTCTTCGGGTGTATTGAGCCTGGAAGAAACGGAGACCATTACGCTTGAGGGCTTGCCAGCCGGCACGTACACTTATCTTTGCACGGTGCCCGGACACTGGGCAGTGATGCAGGGCACATTGCGTATTGAACCGATTGATCAATAGCCTGACTTTCAGCAGAACGCGCTAAAACACTTCCTCCTAAAAAAGGCCAGCCAGCTTCCTGCGGGCTGGCCTTTTGACCTTTTCAAACTGCCTGTTTCTCGAAACGCCAAAACCACCAACCGGGCTATGACGAGATAGTATGAGCCATTCTTTGGTCCATACGTGTGTTTATAGATGAGAGTCAAAACTAATGATTAAACCCACAATAAAGTCATGGAACTACCACGCGGAAGCCGACGGCCAAGCCTGTCGACCATCAGCCCGAGTTCAAACGATATGGTACTTGCACTGGGTACCGAGCATCCTGAAGAAGTTATCACTGTAACCATTCCACCAAGCACGGGCGTCAACAAAGCCGATGTTTATTTACTTGCAGATACAACCGGCAGCATGGGCTCTATTGTTAGAGCGTTAAAATCTGGCGCCAATAGAATTATAGGTTCTCCATTCACAGGCGTAGATATCGCGTTTGGTGTAGGCAACTACAGAGACCTGCCTGAAACAAACCCACCGTTTATTCACCAGACAGCACCCACCACAAACAAGAGTGAAGCGATCAACCAAATCCACGAATGGCGTGTAGCAGGTGGTGGCGATAGGGCAGAAGGCCAGCTATTTGCGCTTAACGCTTTAGCAGAAGCGCCTGAAGGCCCAGCTATCGGATGGCGCAAGGACTCCAAACGAATTATTGTCTGGTTTGGCGATCAACCAGGACACGACCCGATTTGCACGGCAATGTCAGGACTTGATGAGGACATCACCGAGGCCTCCGTGCGTGCCCGTCTAGTTGAAGAGGATATTACAGTAATTGCTATTAGTACGAATGGCAGGGGCCTCGACGCTGACCCCTCACGCCTATCAGCCGACTATGCAAGCGTTTGCACCATTGGAGGTTCTGAGGGACAAGCCACAAGAATCTCCAGCGAAACAGGAGGCACCCACGTCACAGGTATTCGGCCTGATCAGATTGTCGATACGATCATCGAACTGGTCGAAGCGGCCGTACAGGACGTTGGCGAAGTGAAGCTTGTACCCTCACCTGCCATTGCTCCGTTTGTAGAGGCAATTTCTCCTGTATCTTTCAAAGACCTGCCAGGTGATGAAGAGCACGTGCTCCACTTCACAGTGAAGTGCCGCGGCGCACTGCCTTGCGAAGCCGAGGACAAAATCATGGTTGGTGCAATGGATGCGATTGCAGACGGCGCCAACATTGCAAGCCAGTCTGTGCAGATCACTGTGCCGGCCTGCAACCCGCTCCGGCTCACACGCTTTGTACTTGTCGACGCTGAGACCAACGAAGACATCCGCGTACTCGCTGAGAACGATGTTTTGGACATGAGCACACTCCCGTCAGCACTCAATGTGCGCGTTGAAGCAGGTGACGCCGTACAATCGGTGCGATTTGCCCTAACACCAGCGCATGCAGACTTACAGGTTGAGGAAAACCTGCGCCCTTACTCCCTTTTTGGAGATATTGGCGACGATTACAACCACGGCTCGTTCCCCAACGGCAACCACACCATTACGGCTGTTCCGTTTTCGGAATTCAGAGCAGGAGGAGAAGAAGGCGCTCCGCTTTCTGTGTCGATTCAAGTGATTAATGGCATGAATCCCATTTAGCCACACACCAGTCACATTGATCAAAGAAGGCTTCCTGTTACCAAACATAGGTATTTCAGGAAGCCTTCTTTATACGTTATCCATACCCCAAAAGGCATTATAGCTCGGCAACCAAACATAACACCTTGTTTTAATACTACGGCCAACAACGCTATAGACAGTACAATCTTATCCGATATGAGTAGCAACACGCTATTTTAGCCCAACGATCAATTGGCATCCCCACTGTTTAGCATGTACTCAAGAATACTCGGTCTACTTGGCCTGCTTACATTTTTTGCCGCTCCTGCTTTTGCCCAGTTCGACGAAGACCTTTATCTCTCTGGTTACTTCCAGGGGCAGTACAAATCTGAAGTTTATGAAGTGGCAGGTGTCAAACGCAGCTTAAGCACGTTTTCACTTCAGCAAATCAATTTTCTCTTCAAAAAGAACTTTGGCGACCGCTTTAGCAGTTTCATTGACCTCGAATCTGTAAACACGTACACAACAGAAAAGGGCTGGGGTGCGATGAAGTTCTCAGAAGCCTGGCTCAGCTTCAACCCCAAGCGTTCACTCAATATCAAGCTCGGGCTCCAGGTACCTGTATTCAACAATCTAAATGATATTAAAAACCGGACTCCGCTACTCCCCTATTTATTCCGGCCTGTTGTTTATGAATCGTCCTTTAATAACTTCCTGCAAATCACAGCTTTTGTACCAGATCAGGCGTACATCAACGTAGAAGGGACACTGGTATCCAACCGGCTCAAGTTCGACTACGCAGTCTACATGGGCAACGAAACAGAATTTGTACCCCCAGATGCTTTGTCCCTTGTGCCGGCAAGCACCGACACCACAAAATCCAAGCTTTTTGGCGGCAGAATAGGGATTCGCCGGGGAGAGCTCAAGGCCGGCATATCAGCAACTCGCGACCATACAAACCAGCAACAGGGCGGCCTGGGTGCGGTTCGCCGTCACAGGATTGGAGCCGACCTCTCGTTTTCAATACGCGCCTTTTTTGTTGAGTCTGAGCTTATTTCACTCTTGCACAACCTTACAGATGCCCAAACACAAACATTGACCTTCGTCAGTGCACAAAGTCCGGTTCTTAATGCCAGTCTTGACAAGCTCTTCTACTATTTCATGCTTGGCTACAGACTCAACGACCGATTCACGTTATATGCCAGCTATGATCATCTGGAAGATCACGCGACGGTATTGATAAAGAAAGGCGTGGACATCTTCTCTTTTGGTGTGGCCTTCAGACCAATCGATTCTGCAGTACTAAAATTACAGTATATAGACTACTATATGCTCGAAAAACGTTTCCCTGATTTTCGATTCAGAGGCCAGTCTTTTTTTACTGGTGTAAGTGTAATTTTCTAGCGCATCAACACGGCACGCCGGCATGAAACTCATTTTGTCACTTCTCATTTTTGCAGCCTGTGGCTTCCCCAACAATACGGAAGCTCAAATTGCTATTGCCACACACAAATCAGTGATGGTTTCAGAGCTCAACGAGCAAGAACTTATTGACATTTTCAGCCTCGAAGAAAGCCACTGGTCCAATGGGGGCAGAATTGTACCAGTTGAACTGAAGGGGAAAAGCGACATCAAGTCTCAGTTCTATGCATTGATTGGCCGCTCCCCGAACGAAATAAAACGCAAGCGGCTCCGCATTGTACTCGCTGGCGATGGCGACCCACCTATTCCCGCAAAATCAGCAGAGGAAATGCTGGCGAAAATCAGCTCAACACCAGGTGCCATCGGTTACCTGCCGCTGCATCTGGCTTCCGCAGATGAAGTAAATGTAATCCACATCATCGAAAACTAGCGCCCCCGATGCCTGGAGCCACCATCGGTCTACTGTGCCCATGATGTTATCGCTGAAATACAAGATTCTTAGCTCTGTTCTCGGGTTAGTTATTGTACTTTCGCTGTTTTTCATCTACCTGTTTCCAACCCATCAGCAGCAGCAAATAGAAGAAAACTTTACAGAAACAACCCGCTCCCTGACTGCCACGGTAGCCCTTGGGGTCAAGATCGCACTCAATAGTGATGACTTTCTGGCTGTGGATGAAACGATAGAGTTTGCCAAGAAAGATCCGCATTTGGCCTTTGTCGCCGTTATTTCAGACGATGGCGACAGTTGGGCGTCGTACCCACGCGACTTTGCACTGACAGCGTTTGACACATCAAACGTATACATCGCAAGGGCAAACCTCGAGACAGAAGCCCTTCATGGCAAAATCTTACTGGGACGCACCACAGCTGCCATTGCAGAAAGCACCTCCAGCGTGCGAAAGCTTACGCTAATGGCTTGCATCATTGCACTTTTACTAGGTGCAGCCGGCGCATACTTGCTCGCCAACAGTATCGAGAATCCTGTTCTTAAACTCTGTGAACTCGCAAAAAAAATAGGCCAGGGTGAACTCGAGCAACGCGTCCATATCACTTCCTCGACGGAACTCAACATTCTGGCTGAGTCGTTCAACCAGATGGCGACTGACCTGTCACATTACATCGAAGCAGAAGCTGCTTCACGAGCCAAGAGCGACTTCTTGGCTACAATGAGCCATGAAATCAGGACTCCGCTGAATGGTGTCATTGGTATGGCTTCTTTGCTACAAGACACACCGCTCAACGAAGAACAGCAAGATTTTGTCAGCACCTTAACAAGCAGTAGTGAAACACTTCTGGTGCTGGTCAATGACGTGCTGGATTTCTCAAAGATTGAATCTGGCCATCTTGAATTTGAACAAAAGCCGTTTGATTTACGCAACTGCCTTGAAGACATCCTTGAATTACTAGCACCAAAGGCATCAGAAAAACAGCTTGATCTCACCTTCGACTACGAAGGTGCCACACCGTTTTCCATTGAAGGCGATGCCACAAGGCTACGCCAGGTTGTCACAAACCTTGTGAGTAACGCGCTCAAGTTTACTGCTAGAGGAGAAGTCTCAGTACAGGTTCGAGCATTGGCACAGGATGAACAGGCGTGCACATTGCAGTTCAGTGTCAGGGATACCGGAATTGGCATCCCTGAAGCGCGCCTTGATGCGATCTTTGATCATTTTACACAAGTAGATTCATCTACAACCCGCAAGTATGGAGGCACTGGACTCGGGCTCGCTATCAGCAAGCAACTTGTGGAGCACATGGGTGGCAAACTATGGGTAGAAAGCATTGAAGGCGTGGGTTCTACGTTCCATTTCACACTCACCACAAATAAGGCCCAACACCAGACAAAGACACCGTCTTCAAGCTACGATTCATTCCCTGGTATCCGCGTACTCATAGTTGACGACAACGCAACAAACCGCAAAATTCTGGTGCGGCAAACAGCTAAATGGGAAATGTCACCAACAGCTGTTGCATCGGGTGAAGCAGCCCTGCGCTGCATACAAGATGCACCTCTTTACGACCTTATTGTATTGGACATGCATATGCCCGCGATGGACGGTGTGACACTGGGCAAACAAATCCGCGCGCTACCTGCTTATGCAACCGTACCGCAAATTATTCTAAGCTCATTGGATAG includes:
- a CDS encoding PVC-type heme-binding CxxCH protein is translated as MKPTVATRTVLPVLSALLFTVLLAGCAQQHKLQYETVSNGVMSMEVQVPITPEQTLAHLEVPEGFSVKVFAAEPDIVNPIGFTWDERGRLWVVESTNYPHAYIGTETGNDRITICEDTDGDGRADKFIRFAENQPLTTAIAIVKGGAIVGQAPDIVFMEDIDGDGVHDTKTPIIDDTFGSFDTHAVMSNFKYSIDNTIWSAVGYSGMFERGKAPAPGDRSSQNERILEMGVFRFSPDGEHLEAMARFNNNTWGIGIGEDNTIFGSTANNNHAIVIGIPLRYGADMNVANVQSHFLIKHASTRSLQQVDYRDGYTAAAGAFPYAGRKYPKQYWGALMVTEPTGHVVHTTYLEPDGAIFKEKDGAIDNLLASADDWVAPVFADLGPDENMWIADWHNPVIQHNPDGRGMFNQIWNAERGEGNAHLNPLRDTEHGRVYVVSYDGGKADNISSLSPDKPDGLIDGIKSTNQFWRLTAQRLIVENQLTDLAPALIELVNDKSVDALGLNTAAVHALWTLHGLGHIKSAQEAVQVALTHPSAAVRKAANDVLPATTAAVRQIADAGLYLDKNLNTRLAAVLKVADLGDAATEEIKAAAKVAGEGGDAWIDAALALLEPEMVEPVVETKPIKGSLPTATITINTSTVEMTFQQTEVTAYEGQTINLVLNNLHPDLHNIVVLRAGTDVDAFGQALNSYVADPDAINNAYVPPASQNLVIASSGVLSLEETETITLEGLPAGTYTYLCTVPGHWAVMQGTLRIEPIDQ
- a CDS encoding vWA domain-containing protein gives rise to the protein MELPRGSRRPSLSTISPSSNDMVLALGTEHPEEVITVTIPPSTGVNKADVYLLADTTGSMGSIVRALKSGANRIIGSPFTGVDIAFGVGNYRDLPETNPPFIHQTAPTTNKSEAINQIHEWRVAGGGDRAEGQLFALNALAEAPEGPAIGWRKDSKRIIVWFGDQPGHDPICTAMSGLDEDITEASVRARLVEEDITVIAISTNGRGLDADPSRLSADYASVCTIGGSEGQATRISSETGGTHVTGIRPDQIVDTIIELVEAAVQDVGEVKLVPSPAIAPFVEAISPVSFKDLPGDEEHVLHFTVKCRGALPCEAEDKIMVGAMDAIADGANIASQSVQITVPACNPLRLTRFVLVDAETNEDIRVLAENDVLDMSTLPSALNVRVEAGDAVQSVRFALTPAHADLQVEENLRPYSLFGDIGDDYNHGSFPNGNHTITAVPFSEFRAGGEEGAPLSVSIQVINGMNPI
- a CDS encoding ATP-binding protein; this translates as MMLSLKYKILSSVLGLVIVLSLFFIYLFPTHQQQQIEENFTETTRSLTATVALGVKIALNSDDFLAVDETIEFAKKDPHLAFVAVISDDGDSWASYPRDFALTAFDTSNVYIARANLETEALHGKILLGRTTAAIAESTSSVRKLTLMACIIALLLGAAGAYLLANSIENPVLKLCELAKKIGQGELEQRVHITSSTELNILAESFNQMATDLSHYIEAEAASRAKSDFLATMSHEIRTPLNGVIGMASLLQDTPLNEEQQDFVSTLTSSSETLLVLVNDVLDFSKIESGHLEFEQKPFDLRNCLEDILELLAPKASEKQLDLTFDYEGATPFSIEGDATRLRQVVTNLVSNALKFTARGEVSVQVRALAQDEQACTLQFSVRDTGIGIPEARLDAIFDHFTQVDSSTTRKYGGTGLGLAISKQLVEHMGGKLWVESIEGVGSTFHFTLTTNKAQHQTKTPSSSYDSFPGIRVLIVDDNATNRKILVRQTAKWEMSPTAVASGEAALRCIQDAPLYDLIVLDMHMPAMDGVTLGKQIRALPAYATVPQIILSSLDSMVSGRLGAFEAALTKPVRERHLCRAFSKVLASQAQTLTITLFGFDTITTKIVTRLLENKGHMVQKVGKSQLQSNMDNSTFDLLLLEEQHALMGSPDATVTIPATQQIAHVYASAELTGNMDLLLNEQLSGFEKLVASV